Proteins found in one Salmo salar chromosome ssa26, Ssal_v3.1, whole genome shotgun sequence genomic segment:
- the LOC106587812 gene encoding guanosine-3',5'-bis(diphosphate) 3'-pyrophosphohydrolase MESH1 — protein sequence MSSDSVILLETVNFAAEKHRNQRRKDAEQTPYITHPIGVARILSHEGGITDIEVLQAALLHDTVEDTDTSIGELQAVFGQTVARLVQEVTDDKALSKEETKRQQVEYAPHASHQAKLVKLADKLYNLRDINRCTPTGWSAERVQEYFVWSAQVVRGLRGTNPALERHLEELFKQRGVEL from the exons ATGAGTTCAGATTCGGTCATTTTGTTGGAGACTGTCAACTTCGCTGCTGAAAAGCACCGCAATCAACGACGTAAAGACGCGGAACAAACTCCATATATCACGCACCCAATAG GAGTGGCAAGGATCCTAAGCCATGAAGGTGGGATCACAGACATTGAAGTTTTGCAA GCAGCTTTGCTCCATGACACAGTGGAGGACACTGACACCAGCATAGGAGAGTTACAGGCCGTCTTTGGGCAAACGGTGGCGCGGCTCGTCCAGGAAGTGACAGACGACAAGGCACTGTCCAAGGAGGAGACAAAGCGTCAGCAGGTGGAGTATGCACCTCATGCCAGCCACCAGGCCAAACTGGTCAAACTGGCTGACAAACTATACAACCTGAGAGACATCAACCGCTGCACACCAACAG GTTGGTCGGCAGAGCGTGTTCAGGAGTACTTTGTGTGGTCAGCCCAGGTAGTGAGAGGACTGAGGGGGACCAACCCAGCACTGGAGAGACACTTAGAGGAGCTCTTCAAGCAGAGGGGGGTTGAGCTTTGA